In the genome of Candidatus Nitrosotenuis sp. DW1, one region contains:
- a CDS encoding iron-sulfur cluster assembly scaffold protein — protein MSGNADIYHEMIVEYSRHPSNFGKIENPDITYHDSNPLCGDSIDIFMNIKDNKVSDIKFNGRGCAICMACSSVMTEIVKGKSIDDVKKIQKDDILGELGLQNLQAVRIKCALLSLKVLKYGIYTYLAKHLNDANADALKQEASALY, from the coding sequence ATATACCATGAGATGATTGTGGAATATTCAAGGCACCCAAGCAACTTTGGAAAAATTGAAAATCCCGACATAACATACCATGACAGCAATCCTCTGTGTGGCGATTCCATTGATATTTTCATGAATATTAAAGACAACAAGGTATCTGACATCAAGTTCAACGGGAGAGGATGCGCCATCTGCATGGCATGCTCTTCTGTCATGACTGAGATTGTGAAAGGAAAAAGCATTGACGATGTCAAAAAGATACAAAAAGACGACATACTAGGCGAACTTGGCCTGCAAAACCTCCAGGCAGTCAGAATCAAATGCGCGCTTTTGTCACTTAAAGTACTAAAATATGGCATCTACACATACCTTGCAAAACATCTAAACGACGCAAACGCAGACGCACTAAAGCAAGAGGCTTCGGCACTATACTAG
- a CDS encoding phosphoglycerate kinase — protein MDVKILTLDDFDLKGKTVLLRVDMNCPIDPVTEEISGSKRIEEVIETIKALSEARVVVVSHQGRVGNTDYVGMEQHAKILEKLLGKKITYVQDVIGSLAQSEIKKMKDGDIMLLDNLRFCAEENYEFTPENASNTIMVKRLGKLFDLCVLDSFPSAHRSHPSLVGFSHVIPACAGKIVEREVRKLDEILTVAKAPHVIVLGGSKVTDRLEAIKMLIKRGRADQILLTGLIGNVFMRAQARIKYPLGIKGEEEAVAKAHALMGEYPDVFFTPVDVAINKDGERYELDVRELNKGDQIYDLGPKTIEHYSRIISSAGTVFISGPAGFFEKEKFSYGTRSLLEAVANSMATTIVSGGHLTSALKKYGLAEKITHISTAGGALVLYLTGETLPMIQSLESAAQRYKPK, from the coding sequence ATGGATGTGAAGATTCTAACCCTTGACGATTTTGACTTGAAGGGAAAGACTGTTCTTTTGCGCGTCGATATGAATTGCCCAATTGATCCTGTAACGGAGGAAATTTCAGGGTCTAAAAGAATCGAAGAGGTAATCGAGACAATCAAGGCCCTAAGCGAGGCAAGAGTTGTTGTCGTATCTCACCAGGGGCGAGTTGGAAACACAGATTATGTTGGAATGGAGCAGCACGCAAAAATTTTAGAAAAATTACTGGGTAAAAAAATCACTTATGTTCAGGATGTAATTGGCTCACTTGCGCAATCTGAAATAAAAAAAATGAAAGATGGTGACATCATGTTACTGGACAATCTGAGATTTTGTGCAGAGGAAAATTACGAGTTTACTCCAGAGAACGCGTCAAATACGATAATGGTAAAGAGGTTGGGCAAACTTTTTGACTTGTGTGTTCTGGACTCATTTCCAAGTGCACATAGGTCGCACCCATCACTTGTCGGGTTTTCACATGTGATACCGGCATGTGCTGGAAAAATAGTAGAGCGTGAGGTACGAAAGCTTGACGAGATACTAACAGTTGCAAAGGCACCCCACGTCATTGTGCTTGGAGGCTCCAAGGTAACTGACAGATTGGAAGCAATCAAGATGCTCATAAAGAGGGGCAGGGCAGACCAGATTCTCCTAACTGGCCTCATAGGCAACGTTTTCATGCGTGCTCAGGCACGAATCAAGTACCCCCTTGGAATCAAGGGCGAAGAGGAGGCAGTTGCAAAGGCTCATGCCCTGATGGGAGAATACCCAGACGTCTTCTTTACTCCAGTCGATGTGGCAATAAACAAAGACGGTGAAAGGTACGAGCTTGACGTCAGGGAGCTAAACAAGGGAGACCAGATTTATGACCTTGGTCCAAAAACAATAGAACATTATTCCAGAATAATATCAAGTGCTGGAACTGTTTTCATCAGCGGACCTGCAGGATTTTTTGAAAAAGAGAAATTCAGCTACGGTACAAGATCACTCCTAGAGGCAGTTGCAAACTCCATGGCAACAACAATAGTGAGCGGAGGACACCTCACATCGGCACTCAAAAAATACGGGTTGGCAGAAAAGATAACTCACATCAGCACGGCAGGCGGCGCACTGGTGCTTTACCTGACTGGAGAAACACTTCCGATGATCCAGTCTTTGGAAAGCGCAGCTCAGAGATACAAGCCTAAATAG